Genomic window (Pseudomonas azadiae):
TCGGGTACGGCGTGGCGGCGGGAGGCAGCAGGTCCAGCTCGAATTCGGCGATGGGCAGGTGCAATGGGCGTGGCTGCGGCGCCGGGCCCGGTTCCGGCAATGGAAGGCCGGCGGTCAGTACGATTGGCCGTACCCAGCCGCTTTCGAAGTTCTGCTGGCGTTGCTGGGCGACGATTTCTTCTGCCGGGAACGGCGTGGCGGCGGGTGGCAGCAGTTCGGTTTCGAACTCAGCGATCGGCAGGAACAACGGCTCCGGCGGGGCGATCTCGGTGTCTTTTACGTCGCACTCACGCTGGGTGAGGATCTGCGACAGCACGTCGGCGCCTTCGCTGGGTTCCACCGCCGGGTCCACCGCAGCCGGTGCTTGAACCGCGAGCGCGTCCGGCGTATCGCCGAGCTGCTCGGCCAATGCCCGGGCGAAGAAGTCCTGCCACACGTGACTCACCCCGGCCAGCGCTTGAGTATTGCGCAGGCCGTAGTGGTTGTGGGTCGGCAGTACACCGATGGTTAGGGGGAGAATGTCTGACATTTTTCTCGGTCGACGCTCAGCTCTGGCAAAATACCTGACTGTTGTTTTTATCGGCCGGTATTGGCCGATCCTTAATATTTTTGAGCGTAGCGATTGATGAGCGAACAACCAGCGGCCAGCCGCATCCAGGTCGAGGCCTTGGGCGAAGGGTTCAAGCACCGTGCCGAGCAATGGGCGCAGCAGCTTGG
Coding sequences:
- a CDS encoding energy transducer TonB, which gives rise to MSDILPLTIGVLPTHNHYGLRNTQALAGVSHVWQDFFARALAEQLGDTPDALAVQAPAAVDPAVEPSEGADVLSQILTQRECDVKDTEIAPPEPLFLPIAEFETELLPPAATPFPAEEIVAQQRQQNFESGWVRPIVLTAGLPLPEPGPAPQPRPLHLPIAEFELDLLPPAATPYPTEELIAQQKALDFDCYWARPLVAQNLRLAA